One Aphelocoma coerulescens isolate FSJ_1873_10779 chromosome 8, UR_Acoe_1.0, whole genome shotgun sequence genomic region harbors:
- the PHGDH gene encoding D-3-phosphoglycerate dehydrogenase, with product MALGKLQKVLISDSLDPCCREILQAGGLRVQEKPGLSKEELLREIRDCDGLIVRSATKVTAEVLEAAERLKVVGRAGTGVDNVDVEAATRKGVLVMNTPTGNSLSAAELTCGMILCLARQIPQAAASMKEGKWDRKKYMGMELNGKTLAVLGLGRIGREVATRMQAFGMKTIGYDPIITPDVSATFGVEQLPLEQIWPRCDFITVHTPLLPSTTGLLNDSTFAKCRRGVQVVNCARGGIVDEGALLRALQSGQCGGAALDVFTQEPPKDRDLVNHPNVISCPHLGASTWEAQSRCGKEIAMQIVDMATGKGLTGVVNGQALSKAFAPQTRPWIALARALGTVLRTVGKQVQGSVQVCTLGTPLKEAGSYLTPAVAAGMLAGGTQEVTLVNATLLAQEAGLKVTTTHSDVAPEPDSSTGLVQVSLQGTPHQVTGTVQGSTPVLRQINGATFKQPAPLSSPLLLYRAKASDPSALATLTGLLSKAGAQLLSYHSSSSVTGEQWSIVGLSAPLSNLSELKPCVTEVFQLHLL from the exons ATGGCACTGGGCAAGCTGCAGAAAGTGCTGATCAGCGACAGCCTGGACCCCTGCTGCCGGGAGATCCTGCAGGCTGGCGGGCTCCGGGTGCAGGAGAAGCCCGGCCTGagcaaggaggagctgctgcgggAGATCCGG GACTGCGATGGGCTCATCGTCCGCTCGGCCACCAAAGTCACGGCCGAGGTGCTGGAGGCGGCAGAGAGGCTGAAGGTGGtgggcagagctggcactggcGTGGATAATGTGGACGTAGAGGCAGCCACCAGGAAGGGCGTCCTGGTCATGAA CACACCCACTGGGAACAGCCTCAGCGCCGCCGAACTCACCTGTGGGATGATCCTGTGCCTGGCCAG GCAGATCCCACAGGCAGCTGCCTCCATGAAGGAGGGCAAGTGGGACCGTAAGAAG TACATGGGCATGGAGCTGAACGGGAAGacgctggctgtgctggggctgggacgCATCGGCAGGGAGGTGGCCACCCGCATGCAGGCGTTTGGCATGAAG ACCATAGGCTACGACCCCATCATCACCCCTGATGTCTCAGCCACCTTTGGTGTGGAGCAGCTGCCGCTGGAGCAGATCTGGCCCCGCTGTGACTTCATCACGGTGCACACGCCACTGCTGCCGTCCACCACAG GGCTCCTGAATGACAGCACCTTTGCCAAGTGCCGCCGTGGTGTGCAGGTGGTCAACTGTGCCCGCGGTGGCATCGTGGATGAGGGTGCGCTGCTGCGGGCGCTGCAGTCGGGGCAGTGCGGCGGGGCTGCCCTCGATGTCTTCACACAG GAGCCCCCAAAGGACCGTGACCTGGTGAACCACCCCAACGTCATCTCCTGCCCACACCTGGGTGCCAGCACTTGGGAGGCACAGAGCCGCTGTGGCAAGGAAATCGCCATGCAGATCGTGGACATGGCCACGGGGAAGGGGCTGACTGGTGTA GTTAATGGGCAGGCTCTCAGCAAGGCTTTTGCACCCCAGACCAGGCCCTGGATCGCCCTGGCCAGGGCCCTGGGCACGGTGCTGCGCACAGTGGGCAAGCAAGTGCAGGGTAGCGTGCAGGTCTGCACCCTAG ggacacccctgaAGGAGGCTGGGAGCTACCTGACGCCTGCTGTGGCCGCGGGCATGCTGGCTGGAGGGACACAGGAGGTGACCCTGGTGAATGCCACACTGCTGGCCCAGGAGGCTGGGCTGAAG GTCACAACCACCCACAGTGATGTGGCCCCCGAGCCCGACAGCAGCACCGGTCTGGTGCAAGTGTCCCTGCAGGGCACCCCACACCAGGTGACGGGGACAGTGCAGGGCAGCACCCCGGTCCTGCGGCAGATCAATGGGGCCACCTTCAAGCAGCCAGCCCCGCTGTCCAGCCCTCTCCTCCTCTACAGAGCCAAAGCCTCTGATCCCAGTGCTCTGGCCACGCTGACCG GGCTGCTGAGCAAGGCAGGGGCCCAGCTCCTGTCCTACCACAGCTCCAGCTCGGTGACAGGGGAGCAGTGGAGCATCGTGGGGCTCTCAGCCCCCCTGTCCAACCTCAGCGAGCTGAAGCCATGTGTCACAGAAGTCTTCCAGCTCCACCTGCTGTAG
- the HMGCS2 gene encoding hydroxymethylglutaryl-CoA synthase, mitochondrial: protein MLRLVGRAARCLGARRAPPGSEQAPRGAQHPTAWQRACLSSAAGTGAWPKDVGILALEVYFPAQYVDQEELERFDGVEAGKYTRGLGQKQMGFCAAHEDINSLCLTVVQRLVERGRLSWDAIGRLEVGTETVIDKSKAVKTVLMQLFHDSGNTDVEGIDTTNACYGGTASLFNAASWVESSAWDGRYAVVVCGDIAVYATGNARPTGGAGAIAMLVGPNAPLVLERGLRGTHMEHAYDFYKPNLSSEYPVVDGQLSIQCYLRALDRCYAVYRRKAETQWKQAGIQRPFTLDDFKYVIFHSPFCKLVQKSVGRLLLNDFLASPNPDTASGLYKGLQSFRGVKLEDTYTSKEVEKAFQAASQDIFNQKTKPSLLLSSRNGNMYTPSMYGCLASLLSQCSAQDLAGSRIGAFSYGSGLAASMFSFRVSQDAAPGSPLDKLVSSLADLPARLDARKRVAPQDFAEIMKKREETHHLADHAPHGSQADLFPGTWYLTRVDSKYRREYSRKPI from the exons ATGTTGCGCTTGGTCGGGCGCGCCGCACGCTGCTTGGGGGCGAGGCGGGCACCGCCGGGGTCAGAGCAGGCGCCCCGGGGCGCCCAGCATCCCACGGCTTGGCAGAGGGCATG CCTCTCCAGTGCCGCTGGGACAGGTGCCTGGCCCAAGGACGTGGGCATCCTGGCCCTGGAGGTGTACTTCCCTGCCCAGTACGTGgatcaggaggagctggagcggTTTGATGGAGTGGAGGCCGGCAAGTACACACGCGGCCTGGGCCAGAAGCAGATGGGCTTCTGCGCTGCCCACGAGGACATCAACTCCCTGTGCCTGACGGTGGTGCAGCGGCTGGTGGAGCGCGGGCGCCTCTCCTGGGATGCCATCGGCCGCCTGGAGGTGGGCACCGAAACCGTCATTGACAAGTCCAAGGCTGTCAAGACCGTCCTCATGCAACTTTTCCATGACTCTGGCAACACTGACGTGGAGGGCATCGACACCACCAACGCCTGCTATGGGGGAACGGCGTCGCTCTTCAATGCGGCCTCCTGGGTGGAGTCCAGTGCCTGGGATG GTCGCTATGCTGTGGTGGTGTGTGGGGACATTGCTGTCTACGCCACGGGGAATGCACGGCCCACGGGAGGTGCCGGAGCCATTGCCATGCTGGTGGGACCCAACGCCCCGCTGGTGCTGGAGAGAG GCCTGCGCGGAACCCACATGGAGCACGCCTACGACTTCTACAAGCCGAATCTGTCCTCTGAGTACCCGGTGGTGGATGGGCAGCTCTCCATCCAGTGCTACCTGCGGGCTCTGGACCGCTGCTACGCCGTGTACCGACGGAAGGCGGAGACCCAGTGGAAGCAGG CTGGCATCCAGAGGCCCTTCACCCTCGATGACTTCAAGTACGTCATCTTCCATTCGCCCTTCTGCAAGCTGGTGCAGAAGTCTGTGGGGCGGCTGCTGCTGAACGACTTCTTGGCCTCTCCCAACCCCGACACAGCCTCCGGCCTCTACAAGGGGCTGCAGTCCTTCCG TGGTGTGAAGCTGGAGGACACCTACACCAGCAAGGAGGTGGAGAAGGCATTCCAGGCAGCCAGCCAGGACATCTTCAACCAGAAGACCaagccctccctgctcctctcttcCCGCAATGGCAACATGTACACACCATCCATGTATGGCTGCCTGGCCTCCCTCCTGTCCCA GTGCTCAGCACAGGACCTGGCTGGCTCCCGGATCGGTGCCTTCTCCTACGGCTCAGGACTGGCGGCCAGCATGTTCTCCTTCCGCGTCTCACAGGACgcagccccag GCTCACCCCTGGACAAGCTGGTCTCCAGCCTGGCTGACCTGCCCGCTCGCCTGGATGCCCGCAAGCGCGTGGCCCCACAGGACTTCGCAGAGATCATGAAAAAACGGGAGGAAACCCATCACTTGg CTGACCACGCTCCCCACGGCTCCCAGGCGGATCTCTTCCCTGGAACCTGGTACCTGACACGGGTGGATTCCAAGTACCGCCGCGAATATTCCAGGAAGCCCATCTAG
- the REG4 gene encoding regenerating islet-derived protein 4, producing the protein MAAAARLALLLLGCAGLLHGVDGRYINYCPDGWSYYGLSCFKYFSEPRTWDEAERQCQDVKESAHLAWVEDAYEGLILGRAISYYQRVQPVWIGLQKSEESQAWQWTSGNNYSVATGVPGNGARGGRCAVLTHQSGFSTWSSADCSRKHHYVCKFYPFH; encoded by the exons ATGGCGGCAGCGGCCAGACTcgccctcctgctgctgggctgcgCGGGACTCCTGCACGGAGTCG ATGGCAGGTACATAAACTATTGCCCCGACGGCTGGTCCTACTACGGGCTAAGCTGCTTCAAGTACTTCTCTGAGCCCCGGACCTGGGACGAGGCTGAG AGGCAGTGCCAGGACGTCAAGGAAAGCGCCCACCTGGCGTGGGTGGAGGACGCCTACGAGGGACTCATCCTGGGGAGAGCCATCTCCTACTACCAGCGCGTGCAGCCCGTATGGATTGGACTCCAAAAGAGTGAAGAG AGCCAGGCCTGGCAGTGGACAAGTGGGAATAACTACAGTGTCGCCACTGGGGTGCCTGGGAACGGTGCCCGAGGGGGGAGATGCGCCGTGCTGACCCACCAGAGCG GCTTCTCTACGTGGTCCAGCGCCGACTGCTCCCGGAAGCATCACTACGTCTGCAAGTTCTACCCCTTTCACTGA